A genome region from Geodermatophilus bullaregiensis includes the following:
- a CDS encoding FAD-dependent oxidoreductase, with the protein MSKRLVVIGGDAAGGSAASQAKKRTPELDVVLFERGRATSYSACGIPYWIAGTVRSEAQLVARTPEQHRAAGLDVRMRTEVVGIDTDKGVVHWRDLDAGTEGTEPYDDLVYATGSVPMRPPVEGIDAQGVYGVQVLDDGVALRAELDSGRVQRVVVVGGGYIGLEIAEACRIRGFDVTVVDMSATPVGTFDPDVGEHIADAVRCEGIDLVLSDGVAGIDVGPDGRARAVVTASGRELPADLVVLGLGVRPNVALAREAGIPLGTSGGVAVDQRMRTQVPGVWSAGDCVESVHRLSKQRVVVALGTHANKQGRVAGINIGGGYATFPGVIGTAITKICATEAARTGLSEAEAERAGYSFVTAAVDSTTTAGYMPRSAPIRVKMIAERRSGRLLGAQVVGQQGAAKRIDALAICIWNEMTVDEVLSLDLSYAPPFAPVWDPVLIAARKAFEAVEADTLR; encoded by the coding sequence GTGAGCAAGCGCCTCGTCGTCATCGGAGGGGACGCCGCCGGCGGCAGCGCGGCGTCCCAGGCCAAGAAGCGCACGCCCGAGCTCGACGTCGTCCTGTTCGAGCGCGGCCGGGCGACGTCGTACTCCGCGTGCGGCATCCCGTACTGGATCGCCGGGACCGTCCGGAGCGAGGCGCAGCTGGTCGCCCGCACGCCCGAGCAGCACCGCGCCGCCGGCCTCGACGTGCGGATGCGCACCGAGGTCGTCGGCATCGACACCGACAAGGGCGTCGTCCACTGGCGCGACCTCGACGCCGGCACCGAGGGCACCGAGCCCTACGACGACCTGGTCTACGCCACCGGCAGCGTGCCGATGCGCCCGCCGGTCGAGGGCATCGACGCGCAGGGCGTCTACGGCGTCCAGGTGCTCGACGACGGCGTCGCGCTGCGCGCCGAGCTCGACAGCGGCCGGGTGCAGCGGGTGGTGGTCGTCGGCGGCGGCTACATCGGCCTGGAGATCGCCGAGGCCTGCCGGATCCGCGGCTTCGACGTCACCGTCGTCGACATGTCGGCCACGCCGGTCGGCACGTTCGACCCCGACGTCGGCGAGCACATCGCCGACGCGGTGCGCTGCGAGGGCATCGACCTCGTCCTGTCCGACGGCGTCGCCGGCATCGACGTCGGCCCCGACGGGCGGGCGCGGGCCGTGGTCACCGCCAGCGGCCGCGAGCTGCCCGCCGACCTCGTCGTCCTCGGGCTCGGGGTGCGGCCCAACGTGGCGCTGGCGAGGGAGGCGGGCATCCCGCTCGGCACCTCCGGCGGCGTCGCCGTCGACCAGCGGATGCGCACCCAGGTGCCCGGCGTCTGGTCGGCCGGTGACTGCGTCGAGTCGGTGCACCGCCTCTCGAAGCAGCGGGTGGTGGTGGCGCTGGGCACGCACGCCAACAAGCAGGGCCGGGTGGCCGGCATCAACATCGGCGGCGGCTACGCGACGTTCCCCGGCGTCATCGGCACCGCCATCACCAAGATCTGCGCCACCGAGGCCGCCCGCACCGGACTGTCGGAGGCCGAGGCGGAGCGGGCCGGCTACTCGTTCGTCACCGCCGCCGTCGACTCGACCACCACCGCCGGCTACATGCCGCGGTCGGCGCCGATCCGGGTCAAGATGATCGCCGAGCGACGCAGCGGGCGGCTGCTCGGCGCGCAGGTGGTCGGCCAGCAGGGCGCCGCCAAGCGGATCGACGCGCTGGCCATCTGCATCTGGAACGAGATGACCGTGGACGAGGTCCTCTCCCTCGACCTCTCCTACGCCCCGCCGTTCGCGCCGGTGTGGGACCCGGTGCTCATCGCCGCCCGCAAGGCGTTCGAGGCGGTGGAGGCCGACACCCTCCGCTGA
- a CDS encoding flavodoxin family protein produces MPRLLVVHHTPSPNLQAVLEAVREGAAMVEEVELEVRPALSAGPADLLAADGVLLGTPANIGYMSGALKHFFDTVYYPCLDATVGLPYGVYVHGGDDTAGALRAIATITGALRWKQVAAPLSLTGAPSTEDLEAARELAATVAVSL; encoded by the coding sequence GTGCCCCGCCTGCTCGTCGTCCACCACACGCCCTCGCCGAACCTGCAAGCGGTGCTCGAGGCGGTCCGCGAGGGCGCGGCGATGGTGGAGGAGGTCGAGCTGGAGGTGCGCCCGGCGCTGTCGGCCGGGCCGGCCGACCTGCTCGCCGCCGACGGCGTGCTGCTCGGGACGCCGGCCAACATCGGCTACATGTCCGGGGCGCTCAAGCACTTCTTCGACACCGTCTACTACCCGTGCCTGGACGCCACCGTCGGCCTGCCGTACGGCGTGTACGTGCACGGCGGCGACGACACCGCCGGGGCGCTGCGGGCCATCGCCACCATCACCGGCGCGCTCCGGTGGAAGCAGGTGGCCGCGCCGCTCAGTCTGACCGGCGCGCCGTCGACGGAGGACCTGGAGGCCGCCCGGGAACTCGCCGCGACGGTCGCGGTGAGCCTGTAG
- a CDS encoding MalY/PatB family protein yields the protein MRDDGADGIVGELRARGGLKWTRYPGALGAWVAEMDLGHAPAITRALHDAVDRGLLGYLPDWLAADLSRAWADFARDRYGWDVPPERVRPLADVLAGLEAAITWFTTPGSPVVLPTPAYMPFLELPPALGREVLQVPMARDGVRFVYDLDALGAAFAAGGELLVLCNPHNPIGRVLEPAEMLAVAEVVDRHGGRVFADEIHAPLVFGPHRHVPYASLGELTAGHTVTATSASKAWDLPGLKCAQLVLSADADAERWARVGGHAEHGASTLGVVANVAAYTEGREWLDGALATLDGSRRLLSGLVAEHLPGVRYTPPEGTYLAWLEGLDVDEPGGFFLQRAGVALVDGARCGDAGRGAVRLNVATPEPVLVRVVEAMGAALAGRGT from the coding sequence GTGAGGGACGACGGGGCCGACGGGATCGTCGGCGAGCTGCGGGCGCGCGGCGGGCTCAAGTGGACGCGGTACCCCGGCGCGCTCGGCGCGTGGGTGGCCGAGATGGACCTCGGTCACGCCCCCGCGATCACCCGCGCGCTGCACGACGCGGTCGACCGCGGCCTGCTCGGCTACCTGCCCGACTGGCTGGCCGCGGACCTGTCCCGGGCGTGGGCGGACTTCGCCCGGGACCGCTACGGCTGGGACGTGCCGCCCGAGCGGGTGCGCCCGCTGGCCGACGTGCTCGCGGGCCTGGAGGCGGCGATCACCTGGTTCACGACGCCGGGCTCGCCGGTCGTCCTGCCGACGCCGGCCTACATGCCCTTCCTCGAGCTGCCCCCGGCGCTGGGCCGCGAGGTGCTGCAGGTGCCGATGGCCCGCGACGGCGTCCGGTTCGTCTACGACCTCGACGCGCTCGGCGCCGCCTTCGCGGCCGGCGGCGAGCTGCTGGTGCTGTGCAACCCGCACAACCCGATCGGCCGGGTGCTGGAGCCCGCGGAGATGCTCGCCGTCGCCGAGGTCGTCGACCGGCACGGCGGGCGGGTGTTCGCCGACGAGATCCACGCGCCGCTGGTGTTCGGCCCGCACCGGCACGTGCCCTACGCCTCCCTGGGCGAGCTCACCGCCGGGCACACGGTCACCGCGACGTCGGCGTCCAAGGCGTGGGACCTGCCGGGCCTCAAGTGCGCCCAGCTCGTGCTGTCCGCCGACGCCGACGCCGAGCGGTGGGCCCGGGTGGGCGGGCACGCCGAGCACGGCGCGTCGACCCTCGGCGTCGTCGCGAACGTCGCCGCCTACACGGAGGGCCGCGAGTGGCTCGACGGTGCCCTGGCCACCCTCGACGGCAGCCGCCGGCTGCTGTCCGGACTGGTCGCCGAGCACCTGCCCGGCGTCCGGTACACCCCGCCGGAGGGCACCTACCTGGCCTGGCTGGAGGGCCTCGACGTCGACGAGCCGGGCGGGTTCTTCCTGCAGCGGGCCGGGGTGGCACTGGTCGACGGTGCCCGGTGCGGCGACGCCGGCCGCGGCGCCGTGCGGCTCAACGTCGCCACCCCGGAGCCGGTCCTCGTCCGGGTCGTCGAGGCGATGGGCGCCGCGCTGGCCGGGCGCGGCACCTAG
- a CDS encoding DUF3237 domain-containing protein yields MPHLLPEFEYHADLEPHSIGPGPFGNRMEGTITGGEVRGERLKGRFVGAGADWLLVGSDGFGRLDVRATIQTVDGAHVYVQYPGLLELTPAILAIMGGGGTPTGFGDQYFVTTPRLETGDERYSWVNQTVFVGEGRVLPGPAVEYRVYRVARGG; encoded by the coding sequence ATGCCGCACCTGCTGCCGGAGTTCGAGTACCACGCCGACCTCGAGCCCCACTCGATCGGGCCGGGTCCCTTCGGGAACCGCATGGAGGGGACGATCACCGGCGGTGAGGTCCGGGGTGAGCGGTTGAAGGGCCGGTTCGTCGGCGCCGGCGCCGACTGGCTGCTGGTGGGCTCGGACGGGTTCGGCCGCCTGGACGTGCGGGCCACGATCCAGACGGTGGACGGCGCCCACGTCTACGTCCAGTACCCGGGTCTGCTGGAGCTGACCCCGGCGATCCTCGCGATCATGGGCGGCGGCGGGACCCCGACGGGGTTCGGCGACCAGTACTTCGTCACGACCCCCCGCCTGGAGACGGGGGACGAGCGCTACTCCTGGGTCAACCAGACGGTGTTCGTCGGCGAGGGACGCGTCCTGCCGGGGCCGGCGGTCGAGTACCGGGTCTACCGGGTCGCCCGAGGCGGCTAG
- a CDS encoding vanadium-dependent haloperoxidase, whose product MRSQVTRRQVLLAALGTGAALALPRTAAAAPVGVPAPGGVTVAGHAADEALRWLQTTYDLVLGENLSPPAAARVYAHTAIAMYEAAVRGMPAHRSLGGQLRDLTVPPPRPLAALLDWPAAVVSSAAAVLRQVLPSAGDGTRGRLDAAEAGALARRRAAGVSERALQASVAHGRSVAAHLAPWTAADGHVGTVGRPYAPPATEQWHWVSTPPNHRPAIEPYWSEVRPMVLTSADEVESEPPLPFSTVPGSAFHRQAVAVHRRSVENTDEHRAIARFWTDNPGSSTPPSGTPTGLPSGHWMLIATQALALRGARLDVALDTLAVTGIALHEAFLNCWTWKYRWNLLRPVTYIDRHVEEGWLPYVNSPQFPEHTSGHSVASPAAAAVLTDRLGTFSFTDRSHDARGHAPRTFASFHDAAREAAQSRLYGGIHFPHAIEAGLTQGQQVGALVLQRVRTHR is encoded by the coding sequence ATGCGCAGTCAGGTGACCCGACGTCAGGTGCTCCTGGCGGCTCTCGGCACGGGCGCGGCCCTCGCGCTGCCGCGGACGGCGGCCGCGGCGCCGGTGGGCGTCCCCGCTCCCGGCGGTGTGACCGTGGCGGGGCACGCCGCCGACGAGGCGCTCAGGTGGCTGCAGACCACCTACGACCTGGTGCTCGGGGAGAACCTCAGCCCCCCGGCCGCCGCCCGCGTCTACGCCCACACGGCGATCGCGATGTACGAGGCCGCCGTCCGGGGGATGCCTGCGCACCGGTCACTGGGCGGTCAGCTGCGGGACCTCACCGTGCCGCCACCGCGCCCCCTCGCCGCGCTGCTGGACTGGCCGGCCGCGGTGGTCTCGTCGGCGGCGGCCGTGCTCCGTCAGGTGCTGCCCTCCGCCGGCGACGGCACGCGGGGACGGTTGGACGCGGCCGAGGCCGGCGCGCTGGCCCGGCGTCGGGCCGCGGGGGTGTCCGAGCGGGCCCTGCAGGCCTCCGTGGCACACGGCAGGTCCGTGGCGGCACACCTCGCTCCGTGGACCGCCGCCGACGGGCACGTCGGGACCGTCGGCCGGCCGTACGCGCCGCCCGCGACCGAGCAGTGGCACTGGGTCTCCACGCCGCCCAACCACCGGCCGGCCATCGAGCCGTACTGGTCCGAGGTGCGTCCGATGGTGCTCACCAGCGCCGACGAGGTCGAGTCGGAGCCGCCGCTGCCGTTCTCGACCGTGCCGGGCTCGGCGTTCCACCGGCAGGCGGTGGCCGTCCACCGGCGGTCGGTCGAGAACACCGACGAGCACCGGGCGATCGCCCGGTTTTGGACGGACAACCCGGGGTCGTCCACCCCGCCGTCCGGCACGCCGACGGGTCTGCCGTCGGGCCACTGGATGCTCATCGCCACCCAGGCGCTCGCACTGCGCGGAGCGCGGCTGGACGTCGCTCTGGACACGCTCGCCGTCACCGGGATCGCGCTGCACGAGGCGTTCCTCAACTGCTGGACCTGGAAGTACCGGTGGAACCTGCTCCGGCCGGTCACCTACATCGACCGGCACGTCGAGGAGGGCTGGCTCCCCTACGTCAACAGCCCGCAGTTCCCGGAGCACACCTCCGGGCACAGCGTCGCGTCACCCGCGGCCGCCGCGGTGCTCACCGACCGGCTGGGCACCTTCTCCTTCACCGACCGCTCGCACGACGCGCGCGGGCACGCGCCGCGCACCTTCGCCTCGTTCCACGACGCCGCCCGCGAGGCCGCGCAGTCCCGGCTCTACGGCGGCATCCACTTCCCGCACGCCATCGAGGCGGGCCTCACCCAGGGCCAGCAGGTCGGCGCACTGGTCCTGCAGCGGGTGCGCACCCACCGCTGA